Proteins found in one Patescibacteria group bacterium genomic segment:
- a CDS encoding class I SAM-dependent methyltransferase, which yields MGNKKLKQKVKTWWDKNPFNYNITQRKGSWEYFRNIDRKIIKWMPWAQGGYPLLSNLIDYQSLEGKKVLDIGCGAGWSSEQFARMGCEITAVDITPAAVDLTKKRFKLHGLKGNILEADAEHLPFPDNYFDYILAWGVLMHTPNTVKSIEEIWRVLKHGGNVGAMMYHKNSFKWWYFIWFGKGVARLKLLKYSSQELANRYSDGVYTGGNMHTKFYTKSELYNLWRRFKTTEIGIHDNVGTVDQLPHRTLPLAKYVLPSFIKKFLVLKFGGYAWIDAQK from the coding sequence ATGGGCAACAAGAAACTTAAACAAAAAGTAAAAACTTGGTGGGATAAAAATCCATTCAATTATAATATCACTCAAAGAAAAGGAAGTTGGGAATATTTTAGAAATATAGATAGAAAAATTATAAAGTGGATGCCTTGGGCACAAGGCGGTTATCCCTTGCTCTCAAATTTAATTGACTACCAAAGCTTAGAAGGGAAAAAAGTTCTTGATATTGGTTGTGGGGCTGGCTGGAGCTCTGAACAATTTGCCAGGATGGGATGTGAGATTACAGCCGTTGATATTACTCCTGCAGCAGTGGATTTGACGAAGAAAAGATTTAAGCTACATGGTCTCAAGGGAAATATTTTAGAAGCAGATGCTGAACATTTACCTTTTCCTGATAATTACTTTGACTATATTTTAGCTTGGGGTGTTCTTATGCATACTCCCAATACCGTTAAAAGCATAGAGGAAATATGGAGGGTGCTAAAACATGGTGGAAACGTAGGAGCTATGATGTACCACAAAAATTCCTTTAAGTGGTGGTATTTTATTTGGTTTGGGAAAGGGGTTGCAAGGTTAAAATTACTTAAATACTCTTCGCAAGAATTAGCTAATCGCTATAGTGATGGTGTTTATACAGGCGGGAATATGCACACAAAATTTTACACAAAGTCTGAATTATATAATTTATGGCGTAGATTTAAGACTACTGAAATTGGGATTCATGATAATGTGGGCACAGTAGATCAATTGCCACACAGGACACTACCATTAGCTAAGTATGTTCTTCCAAGTTTTATTAAAAAATTTTTAGTTTTAAAATTTGGTGGATATGCCTGGATAGATGCTCAAAAATAA
- a CDS encoding FkbM family methyltransferase: MLNNLLISLRKVMINLKIKKFLETIGLYDYIKNIYRSFIIFIGKNGLRLKIQDVSAKIIVSNPIEVSIWQSLCNEGEFLQKFLSKINHHTVFYDIGTHIGLYALSAAKYKITPKFIYCWEPEPFIFKRLQENINLNRIERILPFSVALGSENSIIEMSTRTGELGYFTPTLAIKSSKSTPVQVVKGDDWVYKKKLHLPSIIKIDVEGYEFNVLKGLEATIRQSKPIIFLEIHPAFLKELGIEKEQVLTFLREMDYKITFSSSRGKQEHYIFEPLNKKSLD, translated from the coding sequence ATGTTAAATAATCTTTTAATTTCTTTACGTAAAGTAATGATCAATCTCAAAATAAAGAAATTTTTAGAGACAATAGGATTATATGATTATATTAAAAACATCTACAGAAGTTTTATTATTTTTATTGGTAAAAATGGTTTAAGATTAAAAATTCAAGATGTTTCAGCTAAAATTATTGTTTCTAATCCCATTGAGGTAAGTATTTGGCAGTCTTTATGTAATGAAGGTGAATTTCTTCAAAAATTTCTAAGCAAGATTAACCATCATACTGTTTTTTATGATATTGGGACGCATATAGGATTGTATGCTTTGTCTGCTGCAAAATACAAAATTACTCCGAAATTCATTTATTGCTGGGAGCCAGAACCCTTTATTTTTAAAAGACTTCAAGAAAATATAAATTTAAATCGGATTGAAAGAATTTTACCTTTTTCTGTAGCTTTAGGGTCCGAGAATAGTATTATTGAAATGTCGACTAGAACTGGGGAACTTGGTTACTTTACTCCAACTCTTGCAATAAAAAGCTCTAAGTCAACACCAGTCCAAGTTGTTAAAGGGGATGATTGGGTTTATAAGAAAAAATTACACTTACCATCGATTATAAAAATTGATGTTGAAGGATATGAATTTAATGTATTAAAAGGTCTTGAAGCAACAATACGGCAATCAAAACCAATCATATTTTTAGAAATCCATCCAGCTTTTTTAAAAGAATTAGGCATTGAAAAAGAACAAGTTTTAACTTTCTTGCGAGAAATGGATTATAAAATAACCTTTTCTTCGTCCCGAGGAAAACAAGAACATTATATTTTTGAACCT